In one window of Vespa crabro chromosome 6, iyVesCrab1.2, whole genome shotgun sequence DNA:
- the LOC124424943 gene encoding rap1 GTPase-activating protein 1-like isoform X5, whose translation MKGSEPLRSLTRNFKNRSSMPTFTSFFSFRVGTETARDERAASSPSGAGGQNNHSSSSPSPSPVGDAPLGRALMEAALQQATSGSQEPPLVVTPPGYWLDGTDHRHTLDSAGRALLPAQPAWQPRIDQDDTAKCYRRFFVGREHVNLIGRDSENGPVLVSVKAETVAGQEHWRVLLRLRAGSTHELVPAASLGPIPSPAKMVKTINDSLNVNTLMPVVCSGAGTLIAQYDEHALVSRFKFGVLHQRAGQVTEEQLFGNRQITPAFQEFLDLLGQKIDLKDHKGYRGGLDTRHGQTGDSAVYEVFRGREVLFHVASLLPYSPGDSQQLQRKRHIGNDIVAIIFQEEPTPFSPDMIASHFLHAFIVVQVVDPCTPNTRYKVSITARDDVPWFGPALPTPAVFLRGVEFKEFLLTKLVNAENAAYKAEKFSKLELRTRSALLESLTEGLQAKTTEFLGGTIGLGGNLAFGGNCPVSPTASDSSASGGGGTGSRFIDTVRKALISRVRNASTESVPQQLAKKGAHSEPSPPSNRQSNGKISGKRSVEPSSPLGSPDLTLRRDSERGSPSLGSQDSSLSNTDNQDSSLATLQQDEVDRRESNTGIGGANDTTSTEKITTVSSVQRLTHENLRRQERTEKTEVTQRVVSESDDSSLNSELELDQAVYPDSDTGLESMSSAETHDTTRCNAKDGAAETETLRMEVTRLKCDKLDLLRQNVTCQRDIKRLREKELQLQSDLAAASKEILRLRAMLKECSTSIPLDNNNQQTSTV comes from the exons ATGAAAGGCTCAGAGCCTCTACGTTCGTTAACGAGGAACTTTAAAAATCGATCTTCAATGCCGACATTTacaagtttcttttcttttcgagttGGAACCGAG ACAGCGAGAGACGAACGAGCTGCATCAAGTCCGAGTGGTGCAGGTGGACAAAACAACCACTCGTCTTCATCTCCGTCGCCCTCCCCTGTCGGCGATGCACCTCTTGGACGAGCCCTTATGGAGGCCGCACTTCAACAGGCCACTTCCGGCTCGCAGGAGCCACCCTTAGTTGTGACACCACCTGGTTATTGGTTAGATGGAACCGATCATCGACATACCTTGGACTCGGCAGGCAGAGCACTACTTCCTGCTCAGCCAGCCTGGCAACCTAGGATAGATCAGGATGACACGGCTAAGTGTTACAGGCGTTTCTTCGTTGGCAGA GAACATGTGAACCTGATAGGAAGGGACAGCGAGAATGGGCCGGTCCTTGTCTCGGTGAAGGCCGAGACGGTCGCTGGACAAGAACACTGGCGAGTATTGCTGAGATTACGTGCTGGTTCAACGCATGAGTTAGTTCCAGCAGCATCTCTTGGACCGATTCCTTCACCAGCGAAAATGGTTAAG acGATCAATGACTCCTTGAACGTAAACACTTTGATGCCAGTGGTATGTTCAGGGGCTGGTACTTTGATAGCTCAATATGACGAGCATGCACTCGTTTCGAGATTCAAATTCGGCGTACTACATCAACGGGCTGGGCAGGTGACCGAGGAACAGCTTTTCGGTAATCGCCAAATCACACCTGCTTTCCAAGAATTTCTTGATCTTTTGGGGCAAAAGATCGACTTGAAAGATCACAAAGG ATATCGAGGTGGTTTGGATACTCGACACGGCCAAACAGGAGATTCCGCGGTTTACGAAGTATTTCGTGGTCGTGAGGTTCTCTTCCATGTAGCTTCGCTTTTACCATATAGTCCAGGTGATTCGCAACAATTACAACGCAAGAGACATATTGGTAATGATATCGTAGCGATTATATTTCAAGAGGAACCTACACCTTTCAGTCCTGATATGATCGCTAGTCATTTTTTGCACGCCTTTATCGTCGTGCAAGTCGTCGATCCATGTACGCCTAACACAag GTATAAGGTGAGCATAACGGCGAGAGACGACGTACCTTGGTTTGGTCCGGCCTTACCAACACCTGCTGTCTTCCTGAGAGGCGTTGaatttaaagaatttcttcTTACGAAATTGGTCAACGCTGAAAACGCGGCTTACAAGGCTGAGAAGTTCTCAAAATTAGAA TTACGAACTAGATCCGCTCTATTGGAGTCCTTGACGGAAGGATTGCAAGCAAAAACAACGGAGTTCTTAGGTGGTACCATCGGTTTAGGAGGTAATTTAGCATTCGGTGGGAATTGTCCTGTAAGCCCAACGGCAAGCGACTCCTCGGCTTCCGGTGGCGGAGGTACTGGCTCAAGATTTATCGATACGGTACGAAAAGCATTGATATCTCGAGTGAGAAATGCATCGACCGAGAGTGTACCTCAACAACTCGCTAAAAAGGGTGCTCATTCTGAACCAAGTCCACCAAGTAATCGACAATCCAACGGAAAGATAAGTGGGAAACGATCCGTTGAACCATCAAGTCCATTGGGTTCGCCAGATTTGACTTTACGAAGGGACTCAGAAAGAGGTAGTCCTAGTTTGGGAAGTCAAGACAGTAGTTTGTCCAATACAGACAATCAGGATAGCAGTTTGGCTACATTACAGCAAGATGAGGTAGATCGTAGAGAGTCTAATACAGGAATTGGTGGAGCAAATGATACCACGAGCACGGAAAAGATCACTACGGTTTCCTCGGTTCAACGATTAACTCATGAAAACTTGAGAAGACAGGAACGAACAGAAAAGACCGAAGTAACACAACGCGTTGTTTCCGAGAGCGACGATAGCTCATTGAACAGCGAGCTTGAACTCGACCAAGCTGTTTATCCTGACAGCGACACCGGTCTTGAATCTATGAGTTCCGCGGAAACGCACGACACTACAAGGTGTAATGCCAAAGACGGTGCTGCGGAAACCGAAACTTTGAGGATGGAAGTTACTAGACTTAAGTGCGATAAGCTGGACTTATTGAGACAAAATGTG ACTTGTCAACGCGACATTAAACGCcttcgagagaaagagttacAATTGCAATCTGACTTAGCAGCAGCATCAAAAGAGATTCTCCGATTAAGGGCGATGCTTAAAGAATGTTCGACGAGCATTCCTTTGGATAACAACAATCAACAAACGTCCACCGTTTGA
- the LOC124424943 gene encoding rap1 GTPase-activating protein 1-like isoform X3 gives MLKIRMLDYIGDTGRQQLEQSVYCESESRRSAVEDERQDVHGTNQDKIKGTTTQDLFELLERVQSSRLDDQRCVLPPYFSQTARDERAASSPSGAGGQNNHSSSSPSPSPVGDAPLGRALMEAALQQATSGSQEPPLVVTPPGYWLDGTDHRHTLDSAGRALLPAQPAWQPRIDQDDTAKCYRRFFVGREHVNLIGRDSENGPVLVSVKAETVAGQEHWRVLLRLRAGSTHELVPAASLGPIPSPAKMVKTINDSLNVNTLMPVVCSGAGTLIAQYDEHALVSRFKFGVLHQRAGQVTEEQLFGNRQITPAFQEFLDLLGQKIDLKDHKGYRGGLDTRHGQTGDSAVYEVFRGREVLFHVASLLPYSPGDSQQLQRKRHIGNDIVAIIFQEEPTPFSPDMIASHFLHAFIVVQVVDPCTPNTRYKVSITARDDVPWFGPALPTPAVFLRGVEFKEFLLTKLVNAENAAYKAEKFSKLELRTRSALLESLTEGLQAKTTEFLGGTIGLGGNLAFGGNCPVSPTASDSSASGGGGTGSRFIDTVRKALISRVRNASTESVPQQLAKKGAHSEPSPPSNRQSNGKISGKRSVEPSSPLGSPDLTLRRDSERGSPSLGSQDSSLSNTDNQDSSLATLQQDEVDRRESNTGIGGANDTTSTEKITTVSSVQRLTHENLRRQERTEKTEVTQRVVSESDDSSLNSELELDQAVYPDSDTGLESMSSAETHDTTRCNAKDGAAETETLRMEVTRLKCDKLDLLRQNVTCQRDIKRLREKELQLQSDLAAASKEILRLRAMLKECSTSIPLDNNNQQTSTV, from the exons ACAGCGAGAGACGAACGAGCTGCATCAAGTCCGAGTGGTGCAGGTGGACAAAACAACCACTCGTCTTCATCTCCGTCGCCCTCCCCTGTCGGCGATGCACCTCTTGGACGAGCCCTTATGGAGGCCGCACTTCAACAGGCCACTTCCGGCTCGCAGGAGCCACCCTTAGTTGTGACACCACCTGGTTATTGGTTAGATGGAACCGATCATCGACATACCTTGGACTCGGCAGGCAGAGCACTACTTCCTGCTCAGCCAGCCTGGCAACCTAGGATAGATCAGGATGACACGGCTAAGTGTTACAGGCGTTTCTTCGTTGGCAGA GAACATGTGAACCTGATAGGAAGGGACAGCGAGAATGGGCCGGTCCTTGTCTCGGTGAAGGCCGAGACGGTCGCTGGACAAGAACACTGGCGAGTATTGCTGAGATTACGTGCTGGTTCAACGCATGAGTTAGTTCCAGCAGCATCTCTTGGACCGATTCCTTCACCAGCGAAAATGGTTAAG acGATCAATGACTCCTTGAACGTAAACACTTTGATGCCAGTGGTATGTTCAGGGGCTGGTACTTTGATAGCTCAATATGACGAGCATGCACTCGTTTCGAGATTCAAATTCGGCGTACTACATCAACGGGCTGGGCAGGTGACCGAGGAACAGCTTTTCGGTAATCGCCAAATCACACCTGCTTTCCAAGAATTTCTTGATCTTTTGGGGCAAAAGATCGACTTGAAAGATCACAAAGG ATATCGAGGTGGTTTGGATACTCGACACGGCCAAACAGGAGATTCCGCGGTTTACGAAGTATTTCGTGGTCGTGAGGTTCTCTTCCATGTAGCTTCGCTTTTACCATATAGTCCAGGTGATTCGCAACAATTACAACGCAAGAGACATATTGGTAATGATATCGTAGCGATTATATTTCAAGAGGAACCTACACCTTTCAGTCCTGATATGATCGCTAGTCATTTTTTGCACGCCTTTATCGTCGTGCAAGTCGTCGATCCATGTACGCCTAACACAag GTATAAGGTGAGCATAACGGCGAGAGACGACGTACCTTGGTTTGGTCCGGCCTTACCAACACCTGCTGTCTTCCTGAGAGGCGTTGaatttaaagaatttcttcTTACGAAATTGGTCAACGCTGAAAACGCGGCTTACAAGGCTGAGAAGTTCTCAAAATTAGAA TTACGAACTAGATCCGCTCTATTGGAGTCCTTGACGGAAGGATTGCAAGCAAAAACAACGGAGTTCTTAGGTGGTACCATCGGTTTAGGAGGTAATTTAGCATTCGGTGGGAATTGTCCTGTAAGCCCAACGGCAAGCGACTCCTCGGCTTCCGGTGGCGGAGGTACTGGCTCAAGATTTATCGATACGGTACGAAAAGCATTGATATCTCGAGTGAGAAATGCATCGACCGAGAGTGTACCTCAACAACTCGCTAAAAAGGGTGCTCATTCTGAACCAAGTCCACCAAGTAATCGACAATCCAACGGAAAGATAAGTGGGAAACGATCCGTTGAACCATCAAGTCCATTGGGTTCGCCAGATTTGACTTTACGAAGGGACTCAGAAAGAGGTAGTCCTAGTTTGGGAAGTCAAGACAGTAGTTTGTCCAATACAGACAATCAGGATAGCAGTTTGGCTACATTACAGCAAGATGAGGTAGATCGTAGAGAGTCTAATACAGGAATTGGTGGAGCAAATGATACCACGAGCACGGAAAAGATCACTACGGTTTCCTCGGTTCAACGATTAACTCATGAAAACTTGAGAAGACAGGAACGAACAGAAAAGACCGAAGTAACACAACGCGTTGTTTCCGAGAGCGACGATAGCTCATTGAACAGCGAGCTTGAACTCGACCAAGCTGTTTATCCTGACAGCGACACCGGTCTTGAATCTATGAGTTCCGCGGAAACGCACGACACTACAAGGTGTAATGCCAAAGACGGTGCTGCGGAAACCGAAACTTTGAGGATGGAAGTTACTAGACTTAAGTGCGATAAGCTGGACTTATTGAGACAAAATGTG ACTTGTCAACGCGACATTAAACGCcttcgagagaaagagttacAATTGCAATCTGACTTAGCAGCAGCATCAAAAGAGATTCTCCGATTAAGGGCGATGCTTAAAGAATGTTCGACGAGCATTCCTTTGGATAACAACAATCAACAAACGTCCACCGTTTGA
- the LOC124424943 gene encoding rap1 GTPase-activating protein 1-like isoform X6 translates to MIVWCGHVNSQTARDERAASSPSGAGGQNNHSSSSPSPSPVGDAPLGRALMEAALQQATSGSQEPPLVVTPPGYWLDGTDHRHTLDSAGRALLPAQPAWQPRIDQDDTAKCYRRFFVGREHVNLIGRDSENGPVLVSVKAETVAGQEHWRVLLRLRAGSTHELVPAASLGPIPSPAKMVKTINDSLNVNTLMPVVCSGAGTLIAQYDEHALVSRFKFGVLHQRAGQVTEEQLFGNRQITPAFQEFLDLLGQKIDLKDHKGYRGGLDTRHGQTGDSAVYEVFRGREVLFHVASLLPYSPGDSQQLQRKRHIGNDIVAIIFQEEPTPFSPDMIASHFLHAFIVVQVVDPCTPNTRYKVSITARDDVPWFGPALPTPAVFLRGVEFKEFLLTKLVNAENAAYKAEKFSKLELRTRSALLESLTEGLQAKTTEFLGGTIGLGGNLAFGGNCPVSPTASDSSASGGGGTGSRFIDTVRKALISRVRNASTESVPQQLAKKGAHSEPSPPSNRQSNGKISGKRSVEPSSPLGSPDLTLRRDSERGSPSLGSQDSSLSNTDNQDSSLATLQQDEVDRRESNTGIGGANDTTSTEKITTVSSVQRLTHENLRRQERTEKTEVTQRVVSESDDSSLNSELELDQAVYPDSDTGLESMSSAETHDTTRCNAKDGAAETETLRMEVTRLKCDKLDLLRQNVTCQRDIKRLREKELQLQSDLAAASKEILRLRAMLKECSTSIPLDNNNQQTSTV, encoded by the exons ACAGCGAGAGACGAACGAGCTGCATCAAGTCCGAGTGGTGCAGGTGGACAAAACAACCACTCGTCTTCATCTCCGTCGCCCTCCCCTGTCGGCGATGCACCTCTTGGACGAGCCCTTATGGAGGCCGCACTTCAACAGGCCACTTCCGGCTCGCAGGAGCCACCCTTAGTTGTGACACCACCTGGTTATTGGTTAGATGGAACCGATCATCGACATACCTTGGACTCGGCAGGCAGAGCACTACTTCCTGCTCAGCCAGCCTGGCAACCTAGGATAGATCAGGATGACACGGCTAAGTGTTACAGGCGTTTCTTCGTTGGCAGA GAACATGTGAACCTGATAGGAAGGGACAGCGAGAATGGGCCGGTCCTTGTCTCGGTGAAGGCCGAGACGGTCGCTGGACAAGAACACTGGCGAGTATTGCTGAGATTACGTGCTGGTTCAACGCATGAGTTAGTTCCAGCAGCATCTCTTGGACCGATTCCTTCACCAGCGAAAATGGTTAAG acGATCAATGACTCCTTGAACGTAAACACTTTGATGCCAGTGGTATGTTCAGGGGCTGGTACTTTGATAGCTCAATATGACGAGCATGCACTCGTTTCGAGATTCAAATTCGGCGTACTACATCAACGGGCTGGGCAGGTGACCGAGGAACAGCTTTTCGGTAATCGCCAAATCACACCTGCTTTCCAAGAATTTCTTGATCTTTTGGGGCAAAAGATCGACTTGAAAGATCACAAAGG ATATCGAGGTGGTTTGGATACTCGACACGGCCAAACAGGAGATTCCGCGGTTTACGAAGTATTTCGTGGTCGTGAGGTTCTCTTCCATGTAGCTTCGCTTTTACCATATAGTCCAGGTGATTCGCAACAATTACAACGCAAGAGACATATTGGTAATGATATCGTAGCGATTATATTTCAAGAGGAACCTACACCTTTCAGTCCTGATATGATCGCTAGTCATTTTTTGCACGCCTTTATCGTCGTGCAAGTCGTCGATCCATGTACGCCTAACACAag GTATAAGGTGAGCATAACGGCGAGAGACGACGTACCTTGGTTTGGTCCGGCCTTACCAACACCTGCTGTCTTCCTGAGAGGCGTTGaatttaaagaatttcttcTTACGAAATTGGTCAACGCTGAAAACGCGGCTTACAAGGCTGAGAAGTTCTCAAAATTAGAA TTACGAACTAGATCCGCTCTATTGGAGTCCTTGACGGAAGGATTGCAAGCAAAAACAACGGAGTTCTTAGGTGGTACCATCGGTTTAGGAGGTAATTTAGCATTCGGTGGGAATTGTCCTGTAAGCCCAACGGCAAGCGACTCCTCGGCTTCCGGTGGCGGAGGTACTGGCTCAAGATTTATCGATACGGTACGAAAAGCATTGATATCTCGAGTGAGAAATGCATCGACCGAGAGTGTACCTCAACAACTCGCTAAAAAGGGTGCTCATTCTGAACCAAGTCCACCAAGTAATCGACAATCCAACGGAAAGATAAGTGGGAAACGATCCGTTGAACCATCAAGTCCATTGGGTTCGCCAGATTTGACTTTACGAAGGGACTCAGAAAGAGGTAGTCCTAGTTTGGGAAGTCAAGACAGTAGTTTGTCCAATACAGACAATCAGGATAGCAGTTTGGCTACATTACAGCAAGATGAGGTAGATCGTAGAGAGTCTAATACAGGAATTGGTGGAGCAAATGATACCACGAGCACGGAAAAGATCACTACGGTTTCCTCGGTTCAACGATTAACTCATGAAAACTTGAGAAGACAGGAACGAACAGAAAAGACCGAAGTAACACAACGCGTTGTTTCCGAGAGCGACGATAGCTCATTGAACAGCGAGCTTGAACTCGACCAAGCTGTTTATCCTGACAGCGACACCGGTCTTGAATCTATGAGTTCCGCGGAAACGCACGACACTACAAGGTGTAATGCCAAAGACGGTGCTGCGGAAACCGAAACTTTGAGGATGGAAGTTACTAGACTTAAGTGCGATAAGCTGGACTTATTGAGACAAAATGTG ACTTGTCAACGCGACATTAAACGCcttcgagagaaagagttacAATTGCAATCTGACTTAGCAGCAGCATCAAAAGAGATTCTCCGATTAAGGGCGATGCTTAAAGAATGTTCGACGAGCATTCCTTTGGATAACAACAATCAACAAACGTCCACCGTTTGA
- the LOC124424943 gene encoding rap1 GTPase-activating protein 1-like isoform X4, giving the protein MMGVLRWRHDLRSEAGQQAGGTATATTATATAAAGAATTTTQQQQQRASSGHGNHAHAHALPKLLSQTARDERAASSPSGAGGQNNHSSSSPSPSPVGDAPLGRALMEAALQQATSGSQEPPLVVTPPGYWLDGTDHRHTLDSAGRALLPAQPAWQPRIDQDDTAKCYRRFFVGREHVNLIGRDSENGPVLVSVKAETVAGQEHWRVLLRLRAGSTHELVPAASLGPIPSPAKMVKTINDSLNVNTLMPVVCSGAGTLIAQYDEHALVSRFKFGVLHQRAGQVTEEQLFGNRQITPAFQEFLDLLGQKIDLKDHKGYRGGLDTRHGQTGDSAVYEVFRGREVLFHVASLLPYSPGDSQQLQRKRHIGNDIVAIIFQEEPTPFSPDMIASHFLHAFIVVQVVDPCTPNTRYKVSITARDDVPWFGPALPTPAVFLRGVEFKEFLLTKLVNAENAAYKAEKFSKLELRTRSALLESLTEGLQAKTTEFLGGTIGLGGNLAFGGNCPVSPTASDSSASGGGGTGSRFIDTVRKALISRVRNASTESVPQQLAKKGAHSEPSPPSNRQSNGKISGKRSVEPSSPLGSPDLTLRRDSERGSPSLGSQDSSLSNTDNQDSSLATLQQDEVDRRESNTGIGGANDTTSTEKITTVSSVQRLTHENLRRQERTEKTEVTQRVVSESDDSSLNSELELDQAVYPDSDTGLESMSSAETHDTTRCNAKDGAAETETLRMEVTRLKCDKLDLLRQNVTCQRDIKRLREKELQLQSDLAAASKEILRLRAMLKECSTSIPLDNNNQQTSTV; this is encoded by the exons ACAGCGAGAGACGAACGAGCTGCATCAAGTCCGAGTGGTGCAGGTGGACAAAACAACCACTCGTCTTCATCTCCGTCGCCCTCCCCTGTCGGCGATGCACCTCTTGGACGAGCCCTTATGGAGGCCGCACTTCAACAGGCCACTTCCGGCTCGCAGGAGCCACCCTTAGTTGTGACACCACCTGGTTATTGGTTAGATGGAACCGATCATCGACATACCTTGGACTCGGCAGGCAGAGCACTACTTCCTGCTCAGCCAGCCTGGCAACCTAGGATAGATCAGGATGACACGGCTAAGTGTTACAGGCGTTTCTTCGTTGGCAGA GAACATGTGAACCTGATAGGAAGGGACAGCGAGAATGGGCCGGTCCTTGTCTCGGTGAAGGCCGAGACGGTCGCTGGACAAGAACACTGGCGAGTATTGCTGAGATTACGTGCTGGTTCAACGCATGAGTTAGTTCCAGCAGCATCTCTTGGACCGATTCCTTCACCAGCGAAAATGGTTAAG acGATCAATGACTCCTTGAACGTAAACACTTTGATGCCAGTGGTATGTTCAGGGGCTGGTACTTTGATAGCTCAATATGACGAGCATGCACTCGTTTCGAGATTCAAATTCGGCGTACTACATCAACGGGCTGGGCAGGTGACCGAGGAACAGCTTTTCGGTAATCGCCAAATCACACCTGCTTTCCAAGAATTTCTTGATCTTTTGGGGCAAAAGATCGACTTGAAAGATCACAAAGG ATATCGAGGTGGTTTGGATACTCGACACGGCCAAACAGGAGATTCCGCGGTTTACGAAGTATTTCGTGGTCGTGAGGTTCTCTTCCATGTAGCTTCGCTTTTACCATATAGTCCAGGTGATTCGCAACAATTACAACGCAAGAGACATATTGGTAATGATATCGTAGCGATTATATTTCAAGAGGAACCTACACCTTTCAGTCCTGATATGATCGCTAGTCATTTTTTGCACGCCTTTATCGTCGTGCAAGTCGTCGATCCATGTACGCCTAACACAag GTATAAGGTGAGCATAACGGCGAGAGACGACGTACCTTGGTTTGGTCCGGCCTTACCAACACCTGCTGTCTTCCTGAGAGGCGTTGaatttaaagaatttcttcTTACGAAATTGGTCAACGCTGAAAACGCGGCTTACAAGGCTGAGAAGTTCTCAAAATTAGAA TTACGAACTAGATCCGCTCTATTGGAGTCCTTGACGGAAGGATTGCAAGCAAAAACAACGGAGTTCTTAGGTGGTACCATCGGTTTAGGAGGTAATTTAGCATTCGGTGGGAATTGTCCTGTAAGCCCAACGGCAAGCGACTCCTCGGCTTCCGGTGGCGGAGGTACTGGCTCAAGATTTATCGATACGGTACGAAAAGCATTGATATCTCGAGTGAGAAATGCATCGACCGAGAGTGTACCTCAACAACTCGCTAAAAAGGGTGCTCATTCTGAACCAAGTCCACCAAGTAATCGACAATCCAACGGAAAGATAAGTGGGAAACGATCCGTTGAACCATCAAGTCCATTGGGTTCGCCAGATTTGACTTTACGAAGGGACTCAGAAAGAGGTAGTCCTAGTTTGGGAAGTCAAGACAGTAGTTTGTCCAATACAGACAATCAGGATAGCAGTTTGGCTACATTACAGCAAGATGAGGTAGATCGTAGAGAGTCTAATACAGGAATTGGTGGAGCAAATGATACCACGAGCACGGAAAAGATCACTACGGTTTCCTCGGTTCAACGATTAACTCATGAAAACTTGAGAAGACAGGAACGAACAGAAAAGACCGAAGTAACACAACGCGTTGTTTCCGAGAGCGACGATAGCTCATTGAACAGCGAGCTTGAACTCGACCAAGCTGTTTATCCTGACAGCGACACCGGTCTTGAATCTATGAGTTCCGCGGAAACGCACGACACTACAAGGTGTAATGCCAAAGACGGTGCTGCGGAAACCGAAACTTTGAGGATGGAAGTTACTAGACTTAAGTGCGATAAGCTGGACTTATTGAGACAAAATGTG ACTTGTCAACGCGACATTAAACGCcttcgagagaaagagttacAATTGCAATCTGACTTAGCAGCAGCATCAAAAGAGATTCTCCGATTAAGGGCGATGCTTAAAGAATGTTCGACGAGCATTCCTTTGGATAACAACAATCAACAAACGTCCACCGTTTGA